Proteins from one Oncorhynchus tshawytscha isolate Ot180627B linkage group LG16, Otsh_v2.0, whole genome shotgun sequence genomic window:
- the LOC112216306 gene encoding proto-oncogene tyrosine-protein kinase Src isoform X1, with protein sequence MGGTKSKPKDISSGGGAGSLNFSPAQHTLTSNRNPAVDGTRQPTQPLTNTPELALFGGAESTSSVTSPNRGTLAGGVTTFVALYDYESRTASDLSFRKGERLQIVNNTRKLNSREGDWWLARSLTTGESGYIPSNYVAPSDSIQAEEWYFGKITRRDSERLLLGLENRKGTFLVRESETTKGAYCLSVLDYDNTKGLNVKHYKIRKLDSGGFYITSRTQFNNLQQLVLHYHKHADGLCHCLTEVCPVLKPQTQGLARDAWEIPRDSLRLDLKLGQGCFGEVWMGTWNGTTRVAIKTLKTGTMSPEAFLQEAQVMKKLRHEKLVQLYAVVSEEPIYIVTEYMGQGSLLDFLKGDMGKMLRLPQLVDMASQIASGMAYVERMNYVHRDLRAANILVGDNMVCKVADFGLARLIEDNEYTARQGAKFPIKWTAPEAALYGRFTIKSDVWSFGVLLTELATKGRVPYPGMVNREVLDQVERGYRMPCPAECPESLHDLMLTCWRKDAEERPTFEYLQGFLEDYFTSTEPQYQPGENL encoded by the exons ATGGGAGGAACCAAAAGCAAGCCCAAAGACATCAGCTCGGGAGGAGGGGCTGGTAGCCTCAACTTCAGCCCTGCCCAGCACACCCTCACATCCAATCGGAACCCTGCAGTGGACGGGACACGCCAGCCCACTCAGCCTCTGACCAATACCCCGGAGCTGGCCCTGTTTGGGGGTGCAGAGTCCACCAGTAGCGTCACGTCTCCTAACAGAGGGACACTTGCAG GAGGAGTGACGACGTTCGTGGCGCTGTATGACTACGAGTCTcgcactgcctctgatctgtctTTCAGGAAGGGCGAGCGGCTACAGATAGTAAACAACAC GAGAAAGTTGAACAGCAG AGAAGGGGACTGGTGGCTGGCTCGATCTCTGACTACGGGAGAAAGCGGTTACATCCCCAGCAATTATGTGGCTCCCTCCGACTCCATCCAGGCAGAAGA GTGGTATTTTGGGAAGATCACACGTCGCGATTCGGAGCGGCTCTTGTTGGGTCTGGAGAACAGGAAAGGAACGTTCttggtgagagagagcgagaccaccAAAG GTGCCTACTGTCTGTCAGTCTTGGACTATGACAACACTAAAGGGCTGAACGTGAAACATTACAAGATCAGGAAGCTGGACAGTGGAGGGTTCTACATCACCTCACGCACTCAGTTTAACAACCTACAGCAGCTTGTCTTACACTACCACA aGCATGCAGACGGACTGTGCCACTGTCTGACAGAGGTGTGTCCCGTACTGAAGCCTCAGACCCAGGGCCTAGCACGCGATGCCTGGGAGATCCCCAGGGACTCCCTCCGCCTCGACCTCAAACTGGGACAGGGATGCTTCGGAGAGGTCTGGATGG GCACGTGGAATGGTACGACGCGGGTAGCAATCAAGACCCTGAAGACGGGTACCATGTCCCCCGAGGCCTTCCTCCAGGAGGCTCAGGTCATGAAGAAGCTGAGACATGAGAAGCTTGTCCAGCTCTATGCTGTGGTGTCTGAAGAACCCATCTATATTGTTACTGAGTACATGGGACAAGGGAGCTTATTGGACTTCCTGAAGGGAGACATGGGCAAGATGCTCCGCCTTCCTCAGCTGGTAGACATGGCCTCACAG ATTGCCTCAGGGATGGCGTACGTAGAGAGGATGAACTACGTCCACAGAGACCTCAGGGCTGCCAACATCCTAGTGGGAGACAACATGGTGTGTAAAGTGGCTGATTTCGGCCTGGCCCGCCTCATAGAAGACAACGAGTACACTGCCAGGCAGG GAGCAAAGTTCCCCATCAAGTGGACAGCCCCTGAAGCTGCGCTGTATGGCCGCTTCACTATCAAGTCTGACGTCTGGTCGTTCGGGGTCTTGCTGACCGAGCTGGCCACTAAAGGCAGAGTACCATATCCAG GCATGGTGAATCGGGAGGTGTTGGACCAGGTGGAGCGTGGTTACAGGATGCCCTGTCCAGCTGAGTGCCCTGAGTCCCTCCACGACCTCATGTTGACCTGCTGGAGGAAGGACGCCGAGGAGCGGCCCACCTTTGAGTACCTGCAGGGCTTCCTGGAAGACTACTTCACCTCCACtgagccccagtaccagcctggaGAGAACCTGTAG
- the LOC112216306 gene encoding proto-oncogene tyrosine-protein kinase Src isoform X2, with amino-acid sequence MGGTKSKPKDISSGGGAGSLNFSPAQHTLTSNRNPAVDGTRQPTQPLTNTPELALFGGAESTSSVTSPNRGTLAGGVTTFVALYDYESRTASDLSFRKGERLQIVNNTEGDWWLARSLTTGESGYIPSNYVAPSDSIQAEEWYFGKITRRDSERLLLGLENRKGTFLVRESETTKGAYCLSVLDYDNTKGLNVKHYKIRKLDSGGFYITSRTQFNNLQQLVLHYHKHADGLCHCLTEVCPVLKPQTQGLARDAWEIPRDSLRLDLKLGQGCFGEVWMGTWNGTTRVAIKTLKTGTMSPEAFLQEAQVMKKLRHEKLVQLYAVVSEEPIYIVTEYMGQGSLLDFLKGDMGKMLRLPQLVDMASQIASGMAYVERMNYVHRDLRAANILVGDNMVCKVADFGLARLIEDNEYTARQGAKFPIKWTAPEAALYGRFTIKSDVWSFGVLLTELATKGRVPYPGMVNREVLDQVERGYRMPCPAECPESLHDLMLTCWRKDAEERPTFEYLQGFLEDYFTSTEPQYQPGENL; translated from the exons ATGGGAGGAACCAAAAGCAAGCCCAAAGACATCAGCTCGGGAGGAGGGGCTGGTAGCCTCAACTTCAGCCCTGCCCAGCACACCCTCACATCCAATCGGAACCCTGCAGTGGACGGGACACGCCAGCCCACTCAGCCTCTGACCAATACCCCGGAGCTGGCCCTGTTTGGGGGTGCAGAGTCCACCAGTAGCGTCACGTCTCCTAACAGAGGGACACTTGCAG GAGGAGTGACGACGTTCGTGGCGCTGTATGACTACGAGTCTcgcactgcctctgatctgtctTTCAGGAAGGGCGAGCGGCTACAGATAGTAAACAACAC AGAAGGGGACTGGTGGCTGGCTCGATCTCTGACTACGGGAGAAAGCGGTTACATCCCCAGCAATTATGTGGCTCCCTCCGACTCCATCCAGGCAGAAGA GTGGTATTTTGGGAAGATCACACGTCGCGATTCGGAGCGGCTCTTGTTGGGTCTGGAGAACAGGAAAGGAACGTTCttggtgagagagagcgagaccaccAAAG GTGCCTACTGTCTGTCAGTCTTGGACTATGACAACACTAAAGGGCTGAACGTGAAACATTACAAGATCAGGAAGCTGGACAGTGGAGGGTTCTACATCACCTCACGCACTCAGTTTAACAACCTACAGCAGCTTGTCTTACACTACCACA aGCATGCAGACGGACTGTGCCACTGTCTGACAGAGGTGTGTCCCGTACTGAAGCCTCAGACCCAGGGCCTAGCACGCGATGCCTGGGAGATCCCCAGGGACTCCCTCCGCCTCGACCTCAAACTGGGACAGGGATGCTTCGGAGAGGTCTGGATGG GCACGTGGAATGGTACGACGCGGGTAGCAATCAAGACCCTGAAGACGGGTACCATGTCCCCCGAGGCCTTCCTCCAGGAGGCTCAGGTCATGAAGAAGCTGAGACATGAGAAGCTTGTCCAGCTCTATGCTGTGGTGTCTGAAGAACCCATCTATATTGTTACTGAGTACATGGGACAAGGGAGCTTATTGGACTTCCTGAAGGGAGACATGGGCAAGATGCTCCGCCTTCCTCAGCTGGTAGACATGGCCTCACAG ATTGCCTCAGGGATGGCGTACGTAGAGAGGATGAACTACGTCCACAGAGACCTCAGGGCTGCCAACATCCTAGTGGGAGACAACATGGTGTGTAAAGTGGCTGATTTCGGCCTGGCCCGCCTCATAGAAGACAACGAGTACACTGCCAGGCAGG GAGCAAAGTTCCCCATCAAGTGGACAGCCCCTGAAGCTGCGCTGTATGGCCGCTTCACTATCAAGTCTGACGTCTGGTCGTTCGGGGTCTTGCTGACCGAGCTGGCCACTAAAGGCAGAGTACCATATCCAG GCATGGTGAATCGGGAGGTGTTGGACCAGGTGGAGCGTGGTTACAGGATGCCCTGTCCAGCTGAGTGCCCTGAGTCCCTCCACGACCTCATGTTGACCTGCTGGAGGAAGGACGCCGAGGAGCGGCCCACCTTTGAGTACCTGCAGGGCTTCCTGGAAGACTACTTCACCTCCACtgagccccagtaccagcctggaGAGAACCTGTAG